One Henriciella litoralis genomic window carries:
- a CDS encoding YhdP family protein has protein sequence MVRQTAAVVTLELLGGVLLLAIAGAVLLAFMLAQGPVELNLFKADVERALVQARNGRDVDIERLSLQWSPSDRRMIIAAENLKLANNEGELSGEAGEAVITLDAGSLLFGRTEILKTDLRDGWADVANVAPNKWTFAGDPLPEFESRALPETPAAALGLANRALAQLFQGINMSRLSSPLEVASFERFDLRFRDSEGQLIGEMGDARGRYSQSDEGLQVSLSGSGGGLGLPGDVEASLSLPGTFDELNFNIQIDNWSVGDLAKRLGIIEGRLEGFPADIGVGLQYRPSNGIERISLKADAERGNVRLGTNKVQIDDLEFDVAYDPESDTVTINSLDFASAHASGKWTGSARGLTEDSGQVAFDLSSKETRLDFTPYFVDAWDVDAIDLEGDLDVPSGVMDVSSYDVTIAGTDLSGTAKIELVDAPKAGQLPMNLLVEGETSGDVSKETVLRFWPETLGADARIFARDKINDGTVTAASYKIDLKPDSVGRDRMRDEDIEVRFVVAGASVKFMDQLPPVSNASGSARLSGNGLFVQLNEGTYGEWQLSEGSVQFPKFKPKGELFRVYAKGGGPVVDAMRNVAKAMEEEGEVPFDPERFTGEATATFEMFRPALNDVPLEDLDINVTADITEATLADAIPGLDMTGGKASLTLEDNRLVVTGFGDLGPAPVQFTWRDQLDDDGAPADLSASAFISPDFLNRFGIVGRAYVSEDIPVELQAKVNASGVEALEVGFELQQSRIDVSEIGYIKPSGEPARATLSYDAMSESTASTFRYQSEEARFDGDIELALNGGLQSLTMREAFLEDFMDVSGDIRREGEASFVSDLNGAFLDVSAFFGDFGAIGDGAGGLSVPLQLNADLDRLRLREGLDLDDAELAFVSDKSGVRKVTADGQISGSGGKMSAVYTGPTREDAAEISLKSDDAGYFMRGILGQDFLSGGRLELNGSLARGEAPATLSLQLRDVQLKDAPVLTQILSLASLRGLADTLNGDGVLFSRIDVPITISGGRYIFDGARANGPALGLTMNGWFEAGSDELSLSGVLVPSFGMNSMLGGVPIIGDLFVSRDGEGLFSLTYSVRGTLDKAQVAVNPLSAVTPGILRRIFENPADTSIPDSLEVDPNKTPPAPPMPDAEFIPSAPGSGN, from the coding sequence TTGGTTAGACAAACAGCCGCTGTCGTTACACTTGAATTGCTTGGTGGTGTCCTGCTGCTTGCGATTGCAGGCGCTGTACTGCTGGCTTTCATGCTGGCGCAGGGGCCGGTTGAGCTAAATCTCTTCAAGGCCGATGTTGAGCGGGCGCTCGTGCAGGCCCGGAATGGCCGGGACGTCGACATCGAACGCCTGTCCCTTCAATGGTCGCCTTCCGACCGCCGGATGATTATCGCGGCCGAAAATCTGAAGCTCGCGAACAATGAGGGCGAGCTTTCTGGCGAAGCGGGTGAGGCTGTGATCACGCTTGATGCAGGGTCGCTCCTGTTTGGCCGGACCGAAATCCTGAAAACGGACCTCCGGGATGGTTGGGCGGACGTGGCGAATGTTGCGCCCAACAAATGGACGTTTGCCGGAGATCCGCTTCCGGAGTTTGAATCCCGAGCTCTACCAGAAACACCGGCGGCGGCACTTGGTCTGGCGAACCGGGCCCTGGCGCAATTGTTTCAGGGCATCAATATGAGCCGGCTGTCCAGTCCGCTGGAAGTTGCTTCATTTGAGAGATTTGATCTTCGTTTCCGGGACAGTGAAGGCCAGCTCATCGGAGAAATGGGAGATGCACGGGGACGTTATTCTCAATCTGATGAAGGATTGCAGGTCAGCCTGTCAGGGAGCGGCGGAGGGCTGGGGCTCCCGGGCGATGTTGAGGCCAGCCTGTCGCTGCCCGGCACGTTTGATGAGCTGAATTTCAACATTCAGATCGATAATTGGAGCGTCGGTGACCTCGCAAAGCGTCTGGGCATCATTGAAGGCCGGCTGGAAGGATTTCCTGCCGATATCGGTGTCGGTCTTCAGTACCGCCCGAGCAATGGTATTGAGCGTATATCACTCAAAGCCGATGCCGAGCGTGGGAATGTGCGTCTCGGCACGAACAAGGTGCAGATCGACGATCTGGAATTTGACGTCGCCTACGACCCGGAAAGCGATACGGTCACAATCAACTCTCTTGATTTTGCTTCGGCCCACGCATCAGGCAAATGGACTGGTTCAGCCCGAGGCCTGACCGAGGACTCCGGGCAAGTGGCCTTCGACCTGTCATCAAAAGAGACGAGGCTCGATTTCACGCCTTATTTTGTTGACGCCTGGGATGTTGATGCAATCGACCTGGAGGGCGATCTCGATGTGCCCAGCGGCGTGATGGACGTATCATCTTACGACGTGACCATTGCAGGGACCGATCTTTCCGGCACGGCAAAAATAGAGCTGGTGGATGCCCCGAAAGCGGGCCAGTTGCCGATGAATTTGCTGGTTGAAGGGGAAACGTCAGGTGATGTCTCGAAGGAAACGGTGCTTCGTTTCTGGCCGGAAACCCTGGGCGCTGACGCGCGCATTTTCGCGAGAGACAAAATAAACGACGGCACGGTGACTGCTGCGAGCTACAAGATCGATCTGAAGCCCGATAGCGTGGGCCGCGACAGGATGCGCGACGAGGATATCGAAGTCCGGTTTGTTGTGGCTGGGGCAAGCGTGAAGTTCATGGACCAATTGCCACCCGTCTCCAATGCGAGCGGAAGCGCTAGATTGTCCGGCAATGGTCTCTTCGTTCAATTGAATGAAGGCACTTACGGAGAATGGCAGTTGTCGGAAGGCAGCGTCCAGTTTCCGAAGTTCAAGCCGAAGGGCGAGCTCTTCCGCGTTTACGCCAAAGGTGGCGGGCCAGTGGTCGACGCGATGCGGAACGTCGCCAAAGCCATGGAGGAAGAGGGGGAGGTGCCTTTCGACCCTGAACGCTTCACGGGAGAAGCAACCGCGACGTTTGAGATGTTTCGCCCCGCCCTGAATGACGTGCCGCTGGAAGATCTCGACATCAACGTAACCGCAGATATTACCGAAGCGACGCTCGCTGACGCGATTCCAGGGCTCGATATGACGGGCGGGAAAGCAAGCCTGACCTTGGAAGACAACCGGCTTGTGGTGACAGGTTTTGGTGACCTTGGACCTGCGCCAGTGCAATTCACCTGGCGCGACCAGCTTGATGATGATGGTGCGCCGGCAGATCTGTCGGCCAGCGCCTTTATTTCACCCGATTTTCTCAACCGGTTCGGCATTGTGGGCCGGGCCTATGTCAGCGAGGATATCCCGGTAGAGCTGCAGGCGAAGGTGAATGCCAGCGGCGTCGAAGCCCTCGAGGTTGGATTTGAGTTGCAGCAGTCGAGGATCGACGTCTCTGAAATCGGCTATATCAAGCCGTCTGGAGAACCAGCTCGCGCAACCCTGTCTTACGACGCCATGTCGGAAAGCACGGCCTCCACATTCCGGTACCAGAGTGAAGAAGCCCGTTTCGACGGGGACATTGAATTGGCCCTGAATGGTGGTCTGCAGTCACTGACGATGCGCGAAGCCTTTCTGGAAGATTTCATGGATGTCAGCGGCGACATCCGTCGAGAAGGCGAAGCGAGCTTTGTGAGCGACCTGAACGGTGCGTTCCTTGATGTGAGCGCCTTCTTCGGAGATTTCGGCGCCATAGGAGACGGGGCAGGCGGGCTCTCGGTTCCGCTTCAGCTGAACGCTGATCTCGACCGGCTGCGCCTGCGTGAAGGGCTCGACCTTGATGACGCTGAGCTGGCTTTTGTCAGCGACAAATCAGGCGTCCGCAAAGTCACAGCCGACGGCCAGATATCAGGATCGGGCGGCAAGATGAGCGCCGTATATACCGGGCCGACCCGTGAGGATGCCGCAGAGATCAGCCTCAAAAGTGACGATGCCGGTTATTTCATGCGTGGCATACTCGGCCAGGACTTTCTGTCGGGCGGCCGGCTTGAGCTCAATGGATCGCTTGCGCGCGGAGAGGCGCCCGCGACGCTTTCGCTGCAATTGCGTGACGTTCAGTTGAAGGATGCGCCGGTGTTGACGCAGATTTTGTCGCTCGCCTCTCTGAGAGGGCTTGCCGACACGTTGAACGGCGACGGCGTCTTGTTTTCCCGCATCGATGTGCCGATTACGATCAGTGGCGGGCGATACATCTTCGATGGCGCGCGCGCCAATGGTCCGGCGCTCGGCCTGACCATGAATGGCTGGTTTGAGGCTGGATCGGACGAACTCAGCCTGTCGGGTGTGCTGGTGCCAAGCTTCGGCATGAATTCGATGCTTGGCGGCGTGCCGATCATCGGCGACCTGTTTGTAAGCCGGGACGGTGAGGGGCTATTTTCGCTGACCTATTCAGTGCGCGGCACGCTTGATAAGGCCCAGGTCGCGGTCAATCCGCTCTCAGCCGTGACACCGGGCATCTTGCGCAGGATTTTCGAGAACCCCGCAGATACGAGCATACCGGACAGCCTGGAGGTTGATCCGAACAAGACGCCGCCGGCGCCGCCCATGCCGGACGCCGAGTTTATTCCGTCAGCGCCAGGCTCGGGCAATTAG
- the mazG gene encoding nucleoside triphosphate pyrophosphohydrolase encodes MTSPSPTEFERLKTIMARLRDPDGGCPWDLEQDFATIAPYTIEEAYEVADAIEREDFDDVRDELGDLLLQVVFHSQIASERGLFTVEDVARSINEKMVRRHPHVFGDAESRNSTEQTVAWEEIKAAERANKPAASEDTSALNGVAKALPALMRAEKLQKRAARTGFDWTNADDILSKLDEEVDEVKDAISGGNLADIEDEIGDLIFVAANLARRHKLDPEIALRKANAKFERRFRAMETLAASKGQIFSDLSLDEQDGLWREVKRLEKANQT; translated from the coding sequence ATGACCTCCCCTTCCCCTACTGAATTTGAGCGCCTTAAGACCATCATGGCCCGTCTGCGCGATCCTGATGGCGGCTGTCCGTGGGACCTCGAGCAGGATTTTGCGACGATTGCGCCTTACACGATCGAAGAAGCGTACGAGGTCGCTGACGCCATTGAGCGTGAAGATTTTGACGATGTGCGCGATGAACTTGGAGATTTGTTACTGCAGGTGGTCTTCCACAGTCAGATAGCGTCCGAACGCGGTCTTTTCACGGTTGAGGACGTTGCGCGCTCAATCAATGAGAAAATGGTCCGTCGGCACCCACACGTGTTCGGCGATGCTGAAAGCCGGAACTCGACCGAACAGACTGTAGCATGGGAAGAAATAAAAGCCGCGGAGCGCGCGAACAAACCCGCCGCGTCTGAAGACACGTCCGCCCTCAACGGCGTCGCCAAAGCCCTGCCGGCCCTGATGCGCGCCGAGAAACTTCAAAAGCGTGCAGCTCGCACGGGGTTCGACTGGACCAATGCCGACGACATCCTCTCCAAACTCGACGAGGAAGTCGATGAGGTGAAGGACGCGATCAGTGGCGGCAATCTGGCAGATATCGAGGATGAGATCGGTGATCTCATTTTCGTGGCCGCCAATCTCGCAAGACGCCACAAGCTCGATCCAGAAATCGCCTTGCGCAAAGCAAATGCAAAATTTGAAAGACGGTTCCGCGCCATGGAAACGCTGGCCGCATCAAAAGGCCAAATTTTTAGTGACCTATCTCTGGACGAACAGGACGGTCTCTGGCGAGAGGTCAAACGCCTCGAGAAAGCCAACCAGACCTGA
- a CDS encoding TatD family hydrolase, with the protein MFDTHVNLHGEAFEDDLGDVLARARDAGITRFLAICDRFDNYETVRSIAEAHPDIWNTVGVHPHHAKDFTSLTTEQLVEAASDKKTVAIGETGLDFHYGYSARDEQVDNFRRHIAAARQTGLPLVVHTREADDLTADILEQETRESGPFGILLHCYTGGHDLAARGLALGAYFSVSGILSFKNATEVRDVISTVPLDRVILETDCPYLAPVPFRGRRNEPAYLPYVADALAKLHGLERDEITSTCEQNALALFGKIRP; encoded by the coding sequence ATGTTCGACACACACGTAAATCTCCATGGCGAAGCTTTTGAGGATGACCTCGGCGATGTCCTTGCACGCGCGAGGGACGCCGGAATTACACGCTTTCTGGCGATCTGTGACCGGTTCGATAATTACGAGACGGTCCGTTCGATTGCTGAAGCGCATCCCGATATCTGGAACACTGTCGGCGTTCATCCGCACCACGCGAAGGATTTCACCTCGCTGACGACCGAACAGCTCGTGGAGGCTGCTTCAGACAAGAAGACAGTGGCAATTGGTGAGACGGGCCTCGATTTTCACTACGGCTATTCAGCGCGCGATGAGCAGGTCGACAATTTCCGGCGCCACATCGCCGCGGCACGCCAGACCGGCTTGCCGCTCGTCGTTCACACGCGTGAGGCGGATGATTTAACGGCAGACATACTGGAGCAGGAGACGCGAGAGAGCGGGCCATTCGGCATCCTGTTGCATTGTTACACCGGGGGCCATGACCTCGCCGCTCGCGGTCTGGCGCTTGGCGCCTACTTTTCCGTCTCGGGCATCCTGTCTTTCAAGAACGCGACCGAGGTTCGCGACGTCATTTCGACCGTGCCGCTTGATCGCGTCATCCTTGAAACCGACTGTCCATATCTGGCGCCAGTGCCTTTCCGTGGCCGGCGCAACGAACCGGCTTACTTGCCATATGTCGCAGATGCACTGGCAAAACTGCATGGGCTTGAGCGCGATGAAATCACTTCAACTTGCGAGCAGAACGCATTGGCATTGTTTGGAAAAATAAGACCATGA
- a CDS encoding MBL fold metallo-hydrolase, whose amino-acid sequence MSDRGKLTFLGTGSSGGVPRVGNDWGDCDPANPRNRRRRCCVLLDVGNLEVPDECTRVLIDSSPDLREQLLDAHVKHLDALVYTHDHADQSHGIDDVRALALSMRHTIPTYMDSSTAETLASRFAYCFEGRGGYPPILDRQPDIEPGRPFTIDGTGPDITLLPVKQLHGRIISLGFRIGDLAYCNDLHDMPEESLALLEGVDTLILDALRYTPHPSHAHLERAMGWMERINPGRGYLTNLHIDLDYETLCAELPSHIRPAFDGLEVEFQA is encoded by the coding sequence ATGAGCGACAGAGGAAAACTGACATTCCTGGGAACTGGCTCATCAGGTGGCGTACCGCGCGTTGGCAATGACTGGGGCGATTGTGACCCTGCCAATCCACGTAATCGGCGTCGGCGCTGTTGCGTCTTGCTGGATGTCGGTAATTTAGAAGTCCCGGACGAATGCACGAGAGTGTTGATCGACTCGTCACCAGATTTGCGAGAGCAGCTGCTGGATGCGCACGTCAAACATCTCGATGCGCTGGTCTACACCCATGACCATGCAGACCAGTCGCATGGCATAGACGATGTGCGTGCGCTTGCGCTCAGCATGCGGCACACAATCCCGACCTATATGGACTCTAGCACAGCAGAAACGCTCGCCAGCCGATTTGCGTACTGTTTCGAAGGCCGAGGCGGCTATCCGCCCATTCTGGATCGCCAACCAGATATCGAGCCCGGCCGGCCGTTCACAATCGATGGAACGGGGCCGGACATCACTTTGCTACCCGTCAAACAATTGCACGGACGTATCATCAGCCTCGGTTTCCGGATCGGCGATCTCGCTTACTGCAACGATCTTCATGACATGCCTGAAGAGAGCCTGGCGCTGCTTGAGGGCGTCGACACACTGATCCTCGACGCATTGCGCTACACGCCGCATCCGAGCCATGCGCATCTTGAGCGCGCTATGGGCTGGATGGAACGGATCAATCCAGGCAGGGGCTATCTGACGAATTTGCACATTGATCTGGACTACGAGACGCTGTGCGCTGAGCTGCCAAGCCATATTCGGCCGGCATTTGACGGTCTTGAGGTCGAATTCCAAGCTTAA
- a CDS encoding bactofilin family protein — protein MASIICNDMVIKGSIIAEGALHIDGTVEGDVSGSDITIGPEGKIVGEVKGEAVKVKGEIRGSIRAVRVELETGAKVDGDILHSSLSIQPNAIFEGQVKHDQDPLRKSAPKPARSASSENGSKSSGQPTSIASGNRSFSTGHTAS, from the coding sequence GTGGCCTCTATTATCTGTAACGACATGGTCATCAAAGGCTCCATCATTGCTGAAGGGGCCCTTCACATCGACGGCACAGTCGAAGGCGATGTCAGCGGTTCCGACATCACGATTGGGCCAGAAGGCAAGATCGTCGGCGAAGTCAAAGGCGAAGCTGTAAAGGTAAAAGGCGAGATCCGCGGCTCGATCCGGGCGGTTCGGGTTGAGCTTGAAACCGGCGCCAAGGTAGACGGTGATATTCTTCACAGCTCCCTCAGCATTCAGCCAAACGCGATTTTCGAAGGTCAGGTCAAACACGATCAGGACCCACTGAGGAAGTCTGCGCCGAAACCGGCACGCAGCGCCTCATCAGAAAACGGATCGAAATCGTCCGGACAGCCTACGTCTATCGCTTCCGGCAACCGGTCCTTCTCAACCGGACACACCGCTTCCTGA
- a CDS encoding peroxiredoxin yields the protein MAAVVTAGDPAPTLKLPGSDGDISIPSQNGRGQVVFFYPKDNTPGCTTEAKAFSEHQEAFEKAGYDIVGISRDSLASHEKFIEKQGLTVPLASDEDGSACEAFGVWVEKSMYGRKFMGIERSTFLIGADGTIIETWRKVRVKGHVEAVLSLL from the coding sequence ATGGCAGCAGTTGTGACTGCAGGAGATCCTGCTCCCACTTTGAAACTTCCTGGTTCAGATGGTGACATCAGCATCCCCTCTCAGAATGGTCGCGGACAGGTCGTTTTCTTTTACCCGAAGGACAATACGCCCGGCTGCACCACGGAAGCCAAAGCCTTTTCCGAGCACCAGGAGGCGTTCGAAAAGGCCGGCTATGACATTGTTGGCATCTCGCGTGACAGTCTTGCGTCCCACGAAAAATTCATAGAAAAACAGGGCCTCACCGTTCCATTGGCCAGTGACGAAGACGGAAGCGCGTGCGAGGCGTTCGGCGTCTGGGTCGAGAAATCAATGTATGGGCGCAAGTTCATGGGCATCGAACGGTCGACCTTCCTGATCGGCGCTGATGGCACGATTATTGAAACGTGGCGCAAGGTCCGGGTCAAAGGCCATGTCGAAGCAGTTCTTTCACTACTTTAA
- the prfB gene encoding peptide chain release factor 2 (programmed frameshift), whose product MSTEIINLVEEIKQSSELLRRRLDWDVAEKRLDELNALSEQPEFWNDPEQARKLMAERQQLETGIQTVKDLEREARDGLELVELSEGDEDMLNEVAASLKRVRERAAKAELQALLSGEADANDCYMQINAGAGGTESQDWAAMLRRMYVRWAEQSGYKVEEVDAHDGEEAGIKSATMLISGHNAYGWLKSESGVHRLVRISPYDSSARRHTSFASCTVSPVIDDSIEVEIDPSDVRTDTYRSSGAGGQHVNKTDSAVRLTHEPTGIVVACQAGRSQHQNRAKAWEMLRSKLYELELQKRREAVQDSHDSKSDIGWGHQIRSYVLQPYQMVKDVRTGHETSDTAGVLDGDIDAFLSAALAHAVGVDEEETA is encoded by the exons ATGTCCACGGAAATCATCAACCTCGTTGAGGAAATCAAGCAGTCGTCGGAACTGCTGAGGAGGCGTCTT GACTGGGACGTCGCTGAAAAAAGACTGGATGAGCTGAACGCTCTTTCCGAGCAACCCGAGTTCTGGAACGACCCTGAGCAGGCCCGAAAGCTGATGGCGGAACGCCAGCAGCTGGAAACCGGCATCCAGACCGTCAAGGACCTTGAGCGCGAGGCACGTGACGGCCTCGAACTCGTCGAACTCTCCGAGGGCGACGAGGATATGCTCAACGAGGTCGCCGCCTCTCTTAAGCGCGTGCGTGAGCGGGCCGCGAAAGCAGAGCTTCAGGCGCTGCTCTCCGGCGAGGCGGATGCCAATGACTGTTACATGCAGATCAATGCAGGGGCAGGGGGCACGGAAAGCCAGGACTGGGCGGCGATGCTGCGCCGCATGTATGTCCGCTGGGCTGAGCAGAGCGGCTACAAGGTTGAAGAAGTCGATGCGCATGATGGCGAGGAAGCCGGCATCAAGTCTGCGACCATGCTGATCTCAGGGCACAATGCGTATGGCTGGCTGAAATCAGAGTCCGGCGTGCACCGTCTCGTGCGGATTTCTCCTTACGACTCTTCGGCGCGGCGGCACACATCCTTTGCGTCGTGCACGGTTTCGCCGGTCATCGACGATTCCATCGAGGTGGAGATTGATCCGTCTGATGTTCGTACCGATACGTATCGATCGTCCGGGGCAGGTGGGCAGCACGTCAACAAAACGGATTCGGCTGTGCGGCTGACGCATGAACCCACTGGCATTGTCGTGGCCTGTCAGGCAGGTCGCTCGCAGCACCAGAACCGGGCGAAAGCCTGGGAAATGTTGCGGTCGAAGCTTTATGAGCTGGAGCTTCAGAAACGGCGTGAGGCCGTTCAGGACAGTCACGATTCAAAGTCTGACATTGGTTGGGGCCACCAGATCCGGTCCTACGTCCTGCAGCCCTATCAGATGGTCAAGGATGTTCGCACCGGACATGAAACGTCTGATACGGCCGGTGTGCTGGATGGCGATATTGATGCGTTTCTGAGCGCCGCTCTGGCCCATGCCGTTGGCGTGGACGAAGAAGAAACCGCATAA
- a CDS encoding M23 family metallopeptidase: MKKKTMKVRELFSRLFPERQIYHRSGGTVRYFTISPSQQAVLSAAVAAAVGWSLYATAALVFIPNSGLAANGQNEIDKYERWVQELRARDALSRSQLVERTEAFQEATVDFERRHRTLEVMLETLKNGGELETAALRGNDAPLLVNASIDEADRRQSRPSADIQQASASNVGLRGQIAEIQQDQQKLLDEMEEIAVERSEAARGVLRLTAVGANRIANTEEMGGPLIEFASLTSGEFGTPEEAAFAQRVAQVAARMEEARYYEDVVSTLPLAQPVGVPYRMTSNYGLRVDPFNKRPGWHNGIDVGAYWNAPITSTGPGTVSFAGSKSGYGKVIEIDHGHGFKSRYGHLKRIDVKKGEKVAIGDVIGAMGSTGRSTGPHLHYEVWFNNKPYDPVEFLKAGKHVHEE, encoded by the coding sequence ATGAAGAAAAAGACGATGAAGGTTCGAGAACTTTTCAGTCGCCTCTTTCCAGAGCGCCAGATTTACCACCGTAGTGGCGGCACCGTTCGCTACTTCACGATTTCCCCGTCCCAACAAGCCGTGCTCTCTGCAGCTGTCGCAGCAGCTGTCGGCTGGTCCCTCTACGCAACAGCCGCTCTGGTTTTCATACCGAACAGTGGCCTTGCGGCGAATGGCCAGAACGAAATCGACAAGTACGAACGCTGGGTGCAGGAGCTTCGGGCTCGTGACGCCCTTTCGCGCTCCCAGTTGGTCGAGCGCACGGAAGCCTTCCAGGAAGCCACTGTCGACTTTGAACGTCGTCACCGCACACTCGAAGTCATGCTTGAGACGCTCAAGAATGGCGGCGAGCTGGAAACAGCTGCCCTCAGAGGCAATGACGCGCCCTTGCTCGTCAACGCATCAATTGATGAAGCCGATCGTCGCCAGTCCCGCCCGAGCGCAGACATTCAACAAGCCAGCGCGTCAAATGTCGGTCTTCGCGGTCAGATCGCAGAAATACAGCAAGATCAGCAAAAACTGCTCGATGAGATGGAAGAAATCGCCGTGGAGCGCTCTGAAGCAGCCCGCGGCGTTCTACGTCTGACGGCTGTGGGCGCGAACCGCATCGCGAACACAGAGGAAATGGGCGGACCGCTGATCGAGTTTGCGAGCCTGACAAGCGGCGAATTCGGCACCCCGGAAGAAGCCGCCTTTGCCCAGCGCGTCGCACAAGTGGCGGCCCGCATGGAAGAAGCACGCTATTATGAGGATGTCGTCTCCACGCTCCCTCTGGCTCAGCCCGTGGGTGTGCCCTATCGCATGACGTCGAATTACGGCCTGCGCGTTGATCCCTTCAACAAGCGTCCTGGCTGGCACAATGGCATTGATGTCGGCGCTTACTGGAATGCGCCGATCACATCGACAGGCCCTGGCACCGTCAGCTTCGCTGGCAGCAAGTCTGGGTACGGCAAGGTGATCGAGATCGATCACGGTCACGGCTTCAAGTCACGTTACGGTCACTTGAAGCGGATCGATGTCAAAAAGGGCGAGAAGGTTGCCATTGGTGATGTCATAGGTGCCATGGGCTCTACCGGTCGCAGCACCGGGCCGCATCTTCACTATGAGGTGTGGTTCAACAATAAACCCTATGACCCAGTAGAGTTTCTCAAGGCGGGTAAACATGTTCACGAAGAATAA